The Synechocystis sp. PCC 7509 genome includes a window with the following:
- a CDS encoding MFS transporter, with the protein MNSIKTDKHRADKNLFQDPNLLIIFAISLIAILGVSSVTPTFPRLREALNVPVERIGLLITVFTFPTLILGPIIGVFADRIGRKKILVPSLLLFGIAGFACAFVRDFNLLLGLRFLQGVGAASLLSLSVTLVGDLYTGDKRVTAMGYNASVSSIGTALYPTIGGALATMGWYFPFMLPIVAIPVGLLVLFGLKNPEPQGQRNLKVYLQNALKTVKNRQLFGLFIASAANFVLLYGAYVTYLPSLIADKFGAEPFTIGLFLSSVSVAIAFTSSQLGNLARRFSETTLIRASFVFYAVALAIVPFVSSLWLLLIPTTIFGIGLGIGFPSIQTLLATLAPKEYLATVISVNGTFFGLGQTLGPLLMGIAYGIGGINSVFYAGVAFALATLVVFRYCTCL; encoded by the coding sequence GTGAACTCAATCAAAACTGACAAACATAGGGCAGATAAAAATTTATTTCAAGATCCAAACTTGTTAATTATTTTTGCCATCTCTCTAATTGCCATTCTCGGAGTATCCAGCGTTACGCCAACGTTTCCCAGACTAAGAGAAGCCCTAAATGTACCTGTAGAAAGAATTGGCTTGCTAATTACAGTCTTTACTTTTCCTACTCTAATACTAGGCCCAATTATTGGCGTTTTTGCCGATCGCATTGGCAGAAAAAAGATCCTTGTCCCTTCCCTTTTATTATTTGGTATCGCCGGATTTGCCTGCGCCTTTGTCCGCGATTTTAACCTGCTACTTGGCTTGCGTTTCTTACAAGGAGTTGGCGCAGCATCTTTACTTTCTCTTAGCGTTACTTTAGTGGGCGACTTGTATACAGGCGATAAGCGCGTCACAGCTATGGGTTACAACGCTAGTGTCAGCAGCATTGGTACAGCCCTTTATCCCACCATTGGCGGCGCACTGGCAACTATGGGGTGGTATTTTCCCTTTATGTTGCCTATAGTTGCTATTCCCGTTGGGTTATTAGTTTTATTTGGACTCAAAAACCCCGAACCCCAAGGACAACGAAACCTTAAGGTATATTTGCAAAATGCTTTAAAAACTGTCAAAAATCGGCAGCTATTTGGCTTATTTATTGCTAGTGCGGCTAATTTTGTGCTTTTATACGGCGCTTACGTTACTTATTTGCCGAGTTTAATTGCTGACAAGTTTGGTGCAGAACCTTTTACAATTGGTTTGTTTTTGTCTAGTGTTTCTGTCGCGATCGCCTTTACTTCTTCTCAGCTTGGCAATTTAGCTAGACGTTTTTCGGAAACAACTCTAATTCGAGCTTCTTTTGTATTTTATGCTGTAGCTTTGGCGATCGTCCCTTTTGTATCATCTCTGTGGTTGCTGTTAATTCCCACTACAATTTTTGGGATTGGTTTAGGGATAGGTTTTCCTAGCATTCAAACGCTTTTAGCTACTTTAGCTCCTAAAGAATATCTAGCGACAGTTATATCTGTTAATGGTACGTTTTTCGGATTAGGGCAAACTTTAGGGCCGTTACTAATGGGTATAGCCTATGGTATCGGCGGAATTAATAGCGTATTCTATGCAGGGGTAGCTTTTGCTTTGGCTACATTAGTTGTGTTTAGATACTGTACTTGTTTGTAA
- a CDS encoding VOC family protein — translation MDIKTSYTRLLVNDLKACFEFYRDVLEFTVVTEALEDGYAEFSISGMKLSLFRRQEMAQMIGSDRPPVTVECQDQVSLIFTITNVDEAYHHLKAKGANFVTEPLNNPYYALKTVYLRDPDGTLIGLFQPMM, via the coding sequence ATGGATATCAAAACTTCCTACACGCGGCTATTGGTAAATGACTTAAAAGCTTGCTTTGAATTTTACCGAGATGTGCTGGAATTTACCGTAGTTACGGAAGCCTTAGAAGATGGTTATGCAGAATTTAGCATCTCAGGGATGAAATTATCGCTATTTCGACGGCAAGAAATGGCTCAAATGATTGGCAGCGATCGCCCTCCCGTGACTGTAGAATGTCAAGATCAAGTCTCCCTCATCTTCACCATAACTAATGTAGACGAGGCGTATCACCACCTGAAAGCCAAGGGTGCTAACTTCGTTACCGAACCATTAAACAATCCCTATTACGCCCTCAAAACCGTCTACCTGCGAGATCCTGATGGCACTTTAATCGGGCTATTTCAACCGATGATGTAA
- a CDS encoding (2Fe-2S) ferredoxin domain-containing protein translates to MSKKAVSFSIEGRFLGFEFEGSRPKKLIVATSQGESKIKLAKSLQYNFQLRLIIGDWVQVSGEKQFDSKTCKLKLKAEQIIPSTVSQEPSSATTPADKNKATILVCQKSSCMKRGGKEACQAMQTALKIRGLAEQVSIKGTGCLKDCKAGPNIVMMPDKKRYTKVQASQIPALIDKHFAKDKSDIIANHLVKVN, encoded by the coding sequence ATGAGTAAAAAAGCAGTAAGTTTTAGCATTGAAGGGCGATTTCTTGGTTTTGAATTTGAAGGTAGTAGACCAAAAAAGTTAATAGTTGCGACTTCTCAAGGTGAGTCTAAGATCAAGCTGGCAAAATCTTTGCAATATAACTTTCAGTTACGTTTAATAATTGGTGATTGGGTGCAAGTTTCTGGGGAAAAACAGTTTGACAGCAAAACTTGTAAGCTGAAGCTGAAAGCCGAACAAATTATCCCTAGCACTGTTAGTCAAGAGCCTAGCAGTGCGACCACTCCAGCCGATAAGAATAAAGCAACTATATTAGTTTGTCAAAAGTCTAGCTGCATGAAACGAGGTGGTAAAGAAGCGTGTCAGGCAATGCAGACAGCCTTAAAAATTCGCGGTTTAGCGGAGCAAGTAAGTATTAAAGGCACGGGATGTCTAAAAGATTGCAAAGCCGGCCCTAATATTGTGATGATGCCCGACAAAAAGCGTTATACAAAAGTTCAAGCATCGCAAATTCCAGCGCTAATTGACAAGCATTTTGCTAAAGACAAATCAGATATTATTGCAAATCACCTAGTTAAAGTTAATTGA
- a CDS encoding Asr1405/Asl0597 family protein, giving the protein MKSFSCQAASVMVEVSWADRWYVYQRLQQLAIPCSCAIDQPLQVQITSISAAIQLWSISRQLNTSRQNLVECLERCWYLV; this is encoded by the coding sequence GTGAAGTCTTTTAGCTGTCAAGCCGCAAGCGTAATGGTTGAAGTAAGTTGGGCAGATAGGTGGTACGTTTACCAGCGCTTACAGCAACTAGCGATTCCTTGTTCCTGTGCTATAGACCAACCTTTGCAGGTGCAAATTACTAGCATTTCGGCAGCAATTCAACTTTGGAGCATTTCTCGGCAATTAAATACTTCTAGGCAAAACCTAGTGGAGTGTTTAGAGCGTTGCTGGTACTTGGTTTAG
- a CDS encoding Dps family protein encodes MSESQTQLRNFGQVYDNPVMLDLSVTSPVCEGLNVALASFQALYLQYQKHHFVVEGAEFYMLHQFFGESYEQVQTHVHDIGERLDGIGGVPVASFSKLAQLCCFEPEADGVFNCRAMVEHNLVAEQAVIGLIRRQANQAESLGDRATRYLYETILLKTEERAYHLAHFLAHDSLTLGFMSNGKN; translated from the coding sequence ATGTCAGAATCTCAAACCCAACTACGGAATTTCGGTCAAGTCTACGATAATCCAGTAATGCTGGATCTCAGCGTCACAAGCCCAGTTTGTGAAGGATTAAACGTAGCCTTAGCAAGTTTTCAAGCGCTGTACTTGCAATACCAAAAGCATCATTTTGTAGTAGAAGGTGCAGAATTTTATATGCTGCATCAGTTTTTTGGAGAAAGCTACGAACAAGTACAAACTCACGTCCACGACATCGGCGAACGCTTAGATGGTATTGGTGGGGTACCTGTGGCAAGTTTTAGTAAATTAGCTCAACTATGTTGTTTCGAGCCAGAAGCCGACGGAGTTTTCAACTGTAGAGCAATGGTAGAACACAATTTAGTTGCCGAACAAGCAGTGATTGGTTTAATTCGTCGCCAAGCTAACCAAGCCGAGAGTTTAGGCGATCGCGCAACTCGTTATTTGTACGAAACAATTCTCCTCAAAACCGAAGAAAGAGCCTATCATCTAGCCCACTTTTTAGCTCATGACAGCCTCACCTTGGGGTTTATGAGCAATGGCAAAAATTAG
- a CDS encoding esterase/lipase family protein codes for MSIKYWLPLMAVLLLIPKPVFAAHSGSAPTDPQAADDENFVLDTDPGLDTGCTFRDGDPLIFKVKIDRYVGETNGDGTLKEPQKLITNKVVSTAAHLKMPAYDIDLSDGEIDEVYFNGRKLDTPLQGSDGTWQENEFTIPIEWVKFPTARGINGEKPIAAENEIRVDIDTRNAGWCTSIDWAELHFKAISPLILIHGIGANPQAAWEELPGVTNYLTSLGVPFEHRIPIGPNDRILPLRNRQGQVTEPGNADALEREIRRTAASFGVQKVHIVGHSKGGLDSRGYLAQNYNPKEVRVLSLHTISTPHQGSVLSDISFEARTRLLRPMPQQGDDEMFAYLTNDYYYGELIGGALGRGPQLPGLGELRTGAMRDFNRENAIPKDVKFYTYGADADLDRDGNITVVEAEPLLPNLPLVGFDAGEQGTVLYHLLRDVTTVTLNEERIPFLPRLVFRRELVRVPTTSIQLNDLAVTDSSSQHPSQLQHFGPSSENRWLWRNHRNVKHPGVIDNILNKIRRDFPSN; via the coding sequence ATGTCAATTAAATACTGGCTACCTCTAATGGCGGTATTATTATTAATACCAAAGCCAGTTTTTGCTGCTCATTCTGGTTCAGCACCGACAGATCCACAAGCAGCAGATGATGAGAACTTTGTCCTAGATACAGATCCCGGATTAGACACTGGCTGTACTTTCCGTGATGGAGATCCTTTGATATTTAAAGTCAAAATTGACCGATATGTGGGGGAAACTAACGGTGACGGCACTCTCAAAGAACCACAAAAGCTGATTACGAATAAAGTAGTATCTACCGCCGCCCATTTGAAAATGCCAGCCTATGATATTGACTTGAGTGATGGAGAAATAGACGAAGTTTATTTCAACGGTCGCAAGTTGGACACTCCCTTGCAGGGTTCAGATGGCACTTGGCAGGAAAACGAATTTACAATACCGATTGAGTGGGTCAAATTTCCCACAGCTAGGGGTATAAATGGTGAGAAGCCCATTGCTGCTGAAAATGAAATTCGGGTGGATATTGATACTAGAAATGCAGGTTGGTGTACTTCTATTGATTGGGCAGAACTTCATTTTAAGGCGATTTCTCCCCTGATTTTAATTCATGGTATTGGGGCAAACCCACAAGCTGCCTGGGAAGAACTACCTGGTGTTACTAACTACTTAACAAGTTTGGGAGTCCCCTTTGAACATAGAATTCCTATTGGTCCAAACGATAGGATACTTCCTTTGAGGAATCGACAGGGTCAAGTTACTGAACCTGGTAACGCCGATGCTTTAGAGCGAGAAATTCGCCGCACTGCTGCAAGCTTTGGTGTCCAAAAAGTACATATAGTAGGACACAGTAAAGGTGGACTAGACAGTCGCGGCTACCTTGCTCAAAACTATAACCCTAAAGAAGTTAGAGTATTGTCTCTTCATACTATAAGTACACCACATCAAGGTTCTGTCCTATCTGATATCTCCTTTGAGGCACGTACTAGGTTACTTAGACCAATGCCGCAACAAGGAGATGATGAAATGTTCGCGTATCTTACTAATGACTATTATTATGGGGAGTTAATCGGAGGAGCTTTGGGAAGAGGACCTCAGCTTCCTGGGCTTGGAGAACTACGGACTGGAGCCATGCGAGATTTTAATAGAGAAAATGCCATTCCCAAAGACGTAAAGTTTTATACCTATGGGGCTGATGCAGATTTAGATCGCGATGGGAATATTACTGTAGTTGAGGCAGAACCCTTGCTTCCTAATCTACCTCTTGTCGGCTTTGACGCAGGTGAACAAGGTACTGTGCTATACCACCTTTTACGTGATGTTACCACTGTTACTCTTAATGAAGAAAGAATACCCTTCCTCCCTAGGCTCGTTTTTAGGCGAGAGTTGGTTCGGGTTCCTACAACTTCAATTCAACTCAACGATTTAGCGGTTACAGACAGTAGTTCTCAGCATCCAAGCCAGTTGCAGCATTTTGGACCCTCTTCAGAAAATAGGTGGTTATGGAGAAATCATAGAAACGTTAAGCATCCAG